TAATGATGCTCCACTCAGCTTagtttgctttctttttttgttgtgtgctgttTGCTTGGCTCCCTTTGGCTGTCAGCGAAAATTGCGTTTGCTTGCGGTAGATTATCAATTGCTGCGACCAAGGTATTTGCGTGTTGGATGCTTGTGATGGGATTTGCCTGTTAGCTGATAGCTGGCTTATTAACAATTTCGCTTATTTAAAGGTCAACTGTGCGCGCTGATAGCTGAGCTTGATAGTTTAATAGGCTTATCCGCTGACCCTTATCAATATCTCCGAGCTGACTCTGGCTTATGGCAAGTCGAAGCATATTGACAAGGGTAGAAGTTGCATGTAGAGCACAGTTTTAATCAAGCTTCTTCCGATGGCAATGCAAGCACACGTAGGTAAGACATCTTTATAAACTCTGCTTGTCAATATGCAAGATAAGTCACAAGAGTCGAATATATTGTGAACACGATTGTGTCAGCTGAATGAATTCGTAGAGGTGGGCGATGCTTATTGAATTGTGTAAAAcgaaaatgcataaaaaatgtaatatgtattgattaaaaatgttataaaatgtgaaatactTTGAAAATTATCTGAAAGGTATTTAAAGCGgctgttaataataataataataataataataataataataataataataataataataataataataataataataataataataataataataataataataataataataataataataataataataataataataataataataataataataataataataataataataataataataataataataataataataataataataataataataataataataataatataataataataataataataataataataataataataacaagtaagaaagctacagtcgagtgtactcgactgtgagatacccgctacccattttgaatataagaaacctattttgcggtattttctcaaaatataccaaatatactgcaaaaatactaaaaatggtatatgtggtatatcgacatagtaccacattcaaaatataccatagacggcacaatataccagattgtcagccaaagcaactaagacccctagtaagtaggcgtttttgcccatacaaaagtatttctttaataacttcaacaatttttatcttatcggaaccaaattttcaggaaaattcgcaactctagctttaaaattacgcgtgttattcgatttttttgatttgcgggggcggaagtgggggtggcaaaaatttgaaacaaacttgatctgcgtgcaaacataacaaatgctgtcgaaaaaaaattatagctctatctcttatagtctctgagatccagtgtttcatacggacaaacggacagacacacagacggacagacggacatggctagatcgtctcggctgttgacgctgatcaagaatatatatactttatagggtcggagatgcctccttctacctgttacatacatttcctgccggcacaaagttataatacccttctaccctatgggtagcgggtataaaaattaaaataatgataatcaaAATAGGAAAACACTTTTTTAATGCTTTATGATCGCTTCAAATGATTTTATGAGAGTATTTGGAATTCGTGAAGCTCTTATGATAAATATACTTCTTGCATATCCTGTACAATTAATAtacaagaataagaaaaagaaTCGGAAAGCAGGCAAAGGGATTCAAATGGCTGTCAAAATGTCACAGCAACTGATTCTCATTTAGTTTTGGGTCAACTTGCAACCATTTTCCTCACACTAAGCGTTACAGACTCTCTCGTATGTGTGCACATGCATGTGGCATGGAAGTGTATGTGGCAACATATGGTAGATGGATGGAATGAGGGGGGGATGGTGGGGCAGCACCTGCCAGACCCAAATCCGTGCTTGCTACTGACGCGCTTTCTAGAGCCGTTTAATAAGACACGGATTATCGCTTGGCATTATTTCAATCACATACCAAGTGTCGAGTATTTAGCAGACAACAAACACGCGCCATGCTCTGATACCCCATGTGCAGCTGCTAAAAAAgccaataaaaatactttgttTGACAAATAAAAGCCACAGTGAGAGCTTTGGCGATAACATTTTCTAGAAAGAGTCGCAGCAGTTCTGGCTTTGGCTGGCGAATGCCTGTTTAACTGACAGTCACATTAAATcacatgtgtttgtgtgcattctctgcatgagtgtgtgtgtgtaggtgtagATGTCTACGAGATTGagagtgtgtgcgtatgtTTCCACGGATACGGTTATGGgtgtatgtgtttgttgaGCTGCTTCTTCACGTCGTTTGACTTCACGAGCTGGAGCCAGTGGAAATGTCCAGACCATCTTTTTCGTCCTTTTGTCTGCTTGACTCTCGCTGCTTGTATACCCTAAAAAGCAGCCTTAGTCACTGGTCATATGTGAATCAAACTGACCGGCAGTTAACAACcgtttacaattttaaaagttCTTCATTTTGTAGTCTGTAAAAAATCAGTAATAAAAACTACGTCGCTTTTTTAGAAAAAGATTTAAGGTGGTAACTTTAAGAGAGCTCTTCATCATCATTTCACTTATAAAATTTCGAATGTGATTATTCTATTCGTCCCGTTTATTATGCTCTCGCTTGCACATTCATTGAACATTTTCTTTCactgcttttatttataaggATGTGTTCAAAAATTAGAAAGTTAGTTGGAgcatatataaacaatttggaatatttggtttttaatgATTGCATACATTTACGTTCTTCACGAGAGTTAATAAACACTATaatctttttaaattgatttcaaatcTGAACGACaaaactataaactaatataacaaaaaatttttttaggTTTGTCTTTGAATAGAAACCACTTTTCAAAGTTATATGATGTACTCGTATTAATCTATGTGAAAATGTTattagaagaagaaaataagtaagaagtaaattgagtttgtttatacctatttcataattttacgaTTGATGAATGCGACATAGCATTCAATTCGTTCGATCGTTTCGAAACAATCTGAACTAAAGCGtaaaattatcattattaaCCCCAATTTTCGTAGGGTAGAGCTCAGGTCTAGTTCATTCGAAGGTAACATTTTTACTGGCTTGCTGTTTGGTTTACTTTATGTTGACTTCCACTCAGAGATCATGGTTGTTGTAAAGCAAAGAGGGACAACAAGtacagctacaactacaactacgaGGCCAACGACAATGACGAAGTCGTCTGAACTGTTTTCCAGCTGCTTTTCTTCGCTCGCTCACTGTTTGACAATAATCAACGCCGACGCTGACATCGCGACGTCGCTTTTCATATATTTGCCAACATGAGCGGCCATCGGAGATATATGTTTTATCCGTGCACATATTTATTCTTCAGTACGTAGTACGTTTTGGTAGCCTTTGTGCTCCGCTTTAAAGTCAACTGACGTCGACTCGCATATGACGTCATCAAcacatcatcatcttcatcatcatgatcattATAATCGTGAACATGGTTATCTCAACTCGTTTGCGTGACTTGGCGTTCCGCTGTCAGCTTTTCATTTAGCAGTAGACGATGGCACATTGtcaaaactaattaaaattgtatggcgatatatattttttggcagGCACTGTAAATATGCAAGCAAGACGAGCGAGCGAGGGAACGACGAAGCCAACAAccaaatgaagaaaaaaaactgttgtCAACTTTTGGGCGCagtttgcaaattgcaattaaagaTGGCAACACGAGAGCAACGCATCGAAAGTATTGCTCTCAAGCACGTTTTGGGCCTCAAAAGCTCGTTACGCATTGCGTGTGTGTTTCACTGTTTGTTCATAGGCTGCAATAATGTcaacttacacacacacacacatacacataaacaGTCACATGGCAACATTATTAATCAACTGACCGTTGCATATGAAACCAGAAAACACATTGCTGTTTATGTCGTCAACATCATCCTATGAGTTTCGTTCTCTTGGGCCGTTATTTAATTGCACTCTCTAACAGTCACAGCTGGTGTCCTTCTCGTCTACGTTATTAAGGTAGTTTAATGGAAAGTTTATAAACCAATATCTGATAGTCTAGCGTATcaatattgcattttatttttcccaAAATTTCGATTACTCGTGCTTCAATATTTGTTCAACGGCTCAAATTGatgttgctttttgtttatttgaataaGCATTTATTATTGCTCTTAATGGTCTTGCGAATTGTGTTGATTTAATGCGCCTAATGCGTGACCTGTTGCACAGCAGATTTCGTTGTCATTATTTTATGAGCCCGTGACTTTCGTATTGATAAGAAGCTAAGACTCTTGGGGTTTAACGCTGCACAAGTTAAAATACAATCAGAcgctttgatttatttgtgaaattttgttttgttgccgaAAGTTATATTTAAACCTAAATATCAAATGAATTCTGTCACTTAAAATCGAACGATACTTCCACTGCTAATTTAATTGTTGCCTTTAATATGCGAATAAGtatgatattatatataaagtcAAATTTATCGAGCGGGTTCATGTGAAATTGCGCACGTGTTTTgaccgtgtgtgtgtgtgtgtgtgtattcttTTAAAGGCATAACAATGAAGCTGCTAACAATAACAGACAAACACAAGGACAGTTGGTAAACAAATAGGCAACAATAAAaccaacagcaataacaactacaatttCAATCGCAGCAAACACCAAAAACATTTACAAACACTGTGGCAAACCAcagaatttgttgttgctgctgttgattttttGGGAATTGCCAAAATGCCGTTTAATAAACACGCTAgcagctattgttgttgtgctgctggGTAACTGGAGATGGAGCCAGGGAAGGAGATCCAGCCGGACTAGCAGAGTGGAGTGGAATGTTGTTTGGTGCTCTGTGTGCTGAAGCAAAGTGGACACACTGTCAAACAGTCTGACAACAgacgttgtcgctgctgtcaGTGACACTTGAACGTGCGAATTTAGCCGCAGCTTCtgtgttgatgttgctgttgctgtgtttccCTGaatattttgctgttgttgctgtcgggctttttgcgcattttaatttcaaaacattGCGGTCGCttgagcgaaagagagagagagcgagatgtGGAGATCGCTGACTTCTCATGTGGTGGGTAGATTATGGGATTATGTTATCGCACCGCATACTTGTATTTACCAAGAAAAAAAGGGAATTAAGCGCAACACAATGCAAAGATAATCTGAAATAAAGACTGAAAATAATCCAGCGAATACTTTAGACACCATAGAACACAACTTGTAAATAACAAGATTATGAACAACTGAAATTACTGCAATAATGACAGAATTTACCGTGCAACAATCAATAAATGGGCCAACCGGGCAACACGTGCCTGAGAGAAGGTGACGCCCATTGACGGGGGATCTCCGGGTCCGGTcggcaacacacacatacacacacacgtgaCAAATGGCAGAGTTGAAAAAAAGCCGGATCCGGATTGAGCTGGTTGACTAGTAAAATAGCGAGTGTTTGGCGTGCTTGGCGCCCATTGGTTGAGCTGCGGTTTAGTTCTGTCTACACGCAATTCGTCGCTGAAATTGCGTCACTCGGACACGTGAAATGCGCCGCTAAgcagtttaaaattaaacttaattattaAACGATTCAGAGCGGCAGCGACAACTAATTTGACTtacatgaatgaatgaaattgcTCACACTGATAAGCCACAAACAGACATTGCtaacacacatatacatacgtacgtatatattgtatgtatgtatgtagagcGAACACAAAATCGCACATGGAATATCAATTTGTGTGGTCGCGCGAGTCGCGAGCAATCCAAACCGCAAGCCCAGCAACATACTGAGAATTCGATACCGACGACAAAACTGCCGACTTAGCATTTAgtttaatactatatacatacatacacatatgtagaGCCAGCCAGACAATTCGAATCCAAGTCCGAGTCCCCTTAGACAGTCGCATAAATGCGCATAAGCTTTTAATGATGGGTATATGGATTACACAATGTGGTTTGCAATTCATGCGAATTGATTAACTTAATGAGACCATCGAAGTGCCTCCATTATAGTACACTTCCCCTCGGACTTAATTAAACTAAAGACGCGCAGTTAACAACCAAATTAGTTGCATAGTAAAATGCTCAGAACTTTACACTTTTCAATTATGATGCCAACATTCTTGCGTCATTCCAAGCACTTTTCTTTGCAGGTAATGCATGTAATGTGCTTACAcgatttcatcattttaattcaaattggcATAATTGAGTTTTCATGTTGATTTCCTCATACTCTTTGTTTGCCATTCGCAATTGACTTGATCGAATAAATTTCgaatgtattttcaaagaggGCATCTGTGTAGCCTGTGTAATTTTTGTCATGCattgcttaattaaaatttgggGCTTGTTGTCTTTAGGATTTGATTCACTATGCTTAGATTTGGGTCTTTGTATGTTGTGTTTGTAATGTGGGTCACGTGTTGAGCTTCTgcttgagctgctgctgctgttgttacttttgttactgttgttgcctttCTAATGGTCTATTAATGTGGGACGCCAAATGCGGTTGCCAGGTGACTGAGACTGTGACTGTGCTGTGGTGGCAccacgcggcgtatgagtaatatgcCAGATAGCGACCTTCAACAAGTTGCCAAGTGAAAATATCAGCGCTCAGCATTCGCAATGTTCGGTATTCGGTATTCGGTATTCGGCATCTCCGACTGCGAGACTTCGGCTGCTGTGACTTCGATGTCGGCTGCACACAGGAAGCGCGTTaattagcaaataaataaaaagcgtGCCGGCAAACAAGATACGCACGCTGAGCGCATACATgtctgcctgtgtgtgtgtgtttgtattgaTGTGTGCCTGTTTGAGCAATATTCTcggtgtctctgtgtgtgcgcCATCTCTGCCTGATTTCAATGCATGACGTTGCCAGCAAGAAAATTCTTTATGCTTGCGTCGGCATTTCATATTTCCCCATTGGTAGTTTTGCCAAATGCTCTGCCAGTTTGCTCTCCACAATTTCATGTCCATACAAATTGACAGTCGAAATGTGTGTCAGCTATatcatcaaatatttatttatgtcttTCACTCACTCTGAAGTCAGCGacagaaatatttaaactaataaaataagtGGTGTTCAATTGAATTAGTTGGAAATACGATTGTttggcaaaaatgtaaaatgtatttattttttgctcttGCAGCACATCTGCAAGTCCATGTGGCGCAATGAATCAGCAGCTAGCTTTGAAATCAGGTCGTCTGCTGATGAGACCAGGGTATCTTGTtggtcgagcacacttgagtCGTGTCAAGAGcatgttcttttcttttttctctttttatacccgctacccataggcaAGAATGGTATTATGACTTTGTATAACTGCAGTCTCTAAAATTTTTTGCGTTCAAGGAAAAAACTTGGAAAATaatccaaaaataattttatatactgGGACTTAATTAAGCTAGCTAGCTTTGGTTGACAAACTGATATATTTTCTATCTATGGTAAATTTGTAATGTAAATGTACATCGTAATACAAATATAACTTTCggtataatttggtatttttatatatattaattttatgtatttttaatacaatataatagaaTATCTTTATTCCACatataacttttggtatattttagtaatatttggtatatttgaacaTTTGACATTGCGTTGCCTTTTTTGAAATTGTGTAACGGGTATCTCTCAGTCGGGCACATTCAACCgcagctttcttatttgttttttttttcaatgcGCTCTGTTGTGGGCAGACAGACAGCGTatgctgttggctgttggttgCTGGCTCCTGGATGTTGGATGTTGGCTTTCAACTTTTGCGCCGCTTCGCACGTTGTGCacgtaattgaaaattaacttGTCGCGCTGACTGGCTGGTTGCAAGTTACCTTTActgccaagccaagccaagcccaCTGTTTGGCTGTCAAAGATTTCTGTGAGCCTAAGCGCGTGCCGCATACTGATGCGAACCACGTAACCCGAAAGCAGACCAGAAACatacagaaagagagagagagagagagtgagagataaGGCCAGATAGTTGTTACTTAAGcatacttttatttacaatacttGTTGTCTAGTCTAGAACTAGTTAAAGCTATACACCTCCTATCTATGTAGTAGTAGTGCTAGGATTATTATTAGAATCAACCTCGCTACCAAAATTGGCAACGCTCGACTGGATTCATGGGTGTACCCTGCGTACAGTTGAAGACCTCAGCGAACTCGGGCATCTGCGACAGCGTATAGTTCAAGCGTACGCTGCCCTCATCATGGCTTTCGTCCGCCTCCTGACCGCAAAAGAATTGCGCAAATTGCAGAAAGTAAAGTCGTCCATGCTGGCGTCGCTGCATCGGCGTCTGCAGATACGTGTGCAACGCCAGTCGAGTGCCACTAAAGTCTGCGGTGCGTTCATTCAGCGTGATATTCGCAGTGCTGTTGAGACACTCGATGCCAGCCACATACTGTCTGTAGCGTCGCAATTGATCACCATAGTCACGCTGCACGCCCTGAGCATCAAAGTCCACAAAGAAGCTGTCCAAGGTGTGCAGCATCTCATGGCCCAGCGTGTTGCCCAAATCGCCATAGAGCAATGCTGGCCAAAATTGGGCGTGATAGAAGGGCAACTGCACATAGGCATAGGGcataatgatgatgttgctcACGCAATAGAAATACGGTGTGGCATCGATATTATCTTGCATACTGGGTCCATGATAGCTGAAGCTGTAGAACAGTTGCTTCAGCGTTGTATTTGTGGTGCGCTCCATCTCCGCCTGATGTGCATTGTACTCCAGCAGACTCTTGAAGTGATTCAAGTAGAAGTCACCAGTTGCTTGCCACAGCTGCTCGCGCTCTCGATAGAACTGTTCACTGGCATTGTGCGGCATGTTGCCGATATTGATGGCCATGCCGGACACTTTCTGCTGCAGTGCCGACAACAGATTGGCATCCAAGCTGAACTCGTTCTGTCGCAGTTGCTTGGAGAACTGTGCTTTCAGCTCCTCGAAGACGCGAAAGATGATGCGTTCATCCGTGGCCCTTTGCTTCGCATAGTAGATGTGCTCGTAGGCATAGTTCATGCCCAGATACAGCGTCTTTCGCATATGCTGCACACACTCGACACTCGATGGTGCTCTGTTGTTGGCCAGATTGTTCAGTGGATTGTGCGGCAACTGGAGCAAATACTGCAGAAATCGTGACAGGCTGTATAAACGCAAGAGGCGAGCATCGGCCTGGTTGAGGAAGTCGATCAGTTGCCGCAGTTGGGGCAACTCATCCACCTGCACCTGATGCTGGCCGTCATAGGTGGCATTGAATTTCAGCTGCAAGGCGTGTGTCCAGTTGAGGCCAGGCAGCTCCCGCTGCAGTTGGTCCAGCGTGTATGTCTTAAAGTTCTCCTCTTCACTGTTGATGCTCTCCGATTGAGATAGTCGATAAAGTGTCGCATCCAACTGCTTGAATTGCTGTCGCAATTCCGGCAACGATGGCAAATCGCCTTCTAAGTGACGCCGCAAggcgaaatatatatttggggTTAGAGTCATTTTGAGCTCATGCACATGGGCTTGCATGAAGATTATGTGCCGGCTGGCATTGTGGTGGGCCACCGTAATCCTGATGTAGTGCTCATGATGTCCATATCGTCCCAAGATCGCCAACAGTTCCATCCAATGATCGGTGCTTCGTGGCGGCAAATGATCCAGATAGTGACGCAATCGCGGCTTATCCAACGCCAAGCAGCTCTGATAGTAACGCAAGAGTTTCGGAAACATTGGCAGCCGATGCTCCGGCGCTTGTGGTTCCCGCAACAGTCGCTCGAACAGCTGCACATAGCGTTGATCGATGTGGGAGCCGCTTAACGACATCGCCGACACATTGCCGTGCACTGACTTCCAATTGCCACAGGCATAGGCATGAAAATCGTGGCAGGCATCCTGCTCTGGTTGCATATAGCTCTCAATTCGTTGAATGTGCTGCAAATTGATATCCCCGTTCCAATGTGACGTCTCCTCCTccagctcctgctcctgctcctgttccTCTGTGGCATTGTGATTCAGGTGTTTGGTGGGCAGCGCCTGGACActtgccagcagcaaacaaattcCCCAAATTCGTATCATTTTATCAGGCACAACaataattgattttctttttattgcgCTCTTGTAggttgttatatattttttgttttattctgcTCTTGTTAGTTTTGAATACAGTTGTCTGCAGTTCGGGGCAgaagttgcaattgttgttgttggttttgtttagGCGCACACATGTCAGAAAAATGTTTGAGAATATTTTTCTTTGAATTGGGTTTTTGTTCTTCTGTTTTGAATTTCACAATTTCCGTCTCGATTTTTGAGAATGTTTCTGTTTCGTGCGCGTTTGCCGCTTGCTAAAAATCAACTAAAAACTCGTTTCACgcgttttcaatttttatgtaTTCGTTTTTAATTCATTCGACCCATGTGTACACATTCGAATACACTCGCTCATACATTCGCACACATCGActtactcacactcacacacacatcataaatgtatgtatatttatatgtgttAAAATTCTTGCAGCGcgctttttacattttttttttcgcttcgCTTGCTTATCAGCGTTTTAAATACGTCTTTTCTTTTAGTTCGTGCGAAGCAGGCTTATCTATGATGCGAGTGCActgtaaaaaatatttgtcatctatgaaatgaaagcaagtttctaattaatttcttaaaaaatgaTCGAGTCTCCCTCTTGATagcaaattttcatttaaataagttatatatttagcaaattacaatagaattaaaaatattgtacaatTCTGTTAGCATACATTTGTAAAGTACTTCTGCTCGCAATTTCTCTGAGTGATTTGGAAAAAAGTGATTTCTTTTCatgtttcatttattaattatcaTCGTCGACGCTGTCAATCGGCGGCTTTCGTCTTATCGGACATTTGAATTAACGGATGACGCAATTTAGAGCTGCAATTAATGACCAAGCTTAAGCACGAGAGGTTCGCTCTGGGGTCAAAGAATCAGCGCCATTTACGATATGTTGTCCATGTTGTGTTAtagatttattatattatcacAGCTGCCCTTAGCTTCATCGTCAATCGAAAGAGGCTTGTCGGTTTGAGGGGTATTGGACTCTTGGACTTTCATTATCATCATCCAAACTGATTTCAGAACTAATGAATACCAATATGTTTTATTCTGCTTTTTCATAAATCGTTCAACGATTTTATGTTACTTACTGATACGGCTACGGAAATtcatactatatgtatattttaatttaaaatatgtacatttttgcatattaccaattgaatttattaataattttttgttgttgtaaaagCTGTTTTTGAATAGCTggattataaaacaaattaatttacaatcgGTCTTTcaagaattgtttttttttagcaagAACACTTTGGCCTTATCATCATTTGCACAGATTTTAGCGAGTAAAGATCGCCACGCCAATATTCCCACCACATTGCTCTATAATCATGAGTCGTGTCATAATATCCCTCCAAGTAAGGTCCAAAAAGATTACTAAAAATGTAATccatcaaattattattttttttagtgaaGTATTCTTACCATTTTGTGCAGCTGTTAAACCATCCAGCACTAGCACGCAGTGCAGCGCACCTAGGGCTTTCTGAGTCATTGTCGAAAGTGTAAAATCTCTGGCCGGCAACATGACTCATTGCGTCACCGGCATCTCCGCTGTACTCGCCAAGTTTCTCCAATGTATAGAATGAAGTTTCGTTGCTTACTAAAAAGTCGTCATATCTAGCATATCGTGTGTTACCCTCGAAAtcttccaaaaaaaaataaacttcgTGGGGCTTTTCATAAGTTAACACATGCAACTTTTCTAATCCTATGAAAAATTCACTAGATAAGTTACCAAATCCTTCTTGGTATTGTTTCCATTTACGAATGAAATTTGTTTCGCCATCAGAACGTTTTAAAGCAACCATCCAACCAGGACCAGCTATATCCGAATTACACAGAACAGCAAAGGGCTTCAAACTGTTTGCGCTAATGTGAAAGATTCCGTTTCGTTTAGGACAAAACATCGTATGTTTTTGATTGCCAGTGATATTTTGATCTATCAGGTCTTGCAGAATATCATTCACGCTTAGACTGCTTAGATTGTGCTGATATTCTTCTATATACATCcatgttaaattattaaatttttgtagttCGTCCAATAATCTGTAATAGAACAGGGCGAATTGCGTTTTTAtcattacatttttgaatttgaataatttgacTTACCTTCTTCTGGCCACTTCATTTTGCGCCGAACTGCATCTGTAACCGCAGAAGAGAAGGCTTAGAATTGTCAAGAAGAGCCACGTCCGTTTCATTTCAATGCTTACAGTTTAATGATTTTAGTTCTGACGAGTCTTTCAAAAAATGTTCGGTTGAGATTGAGTATAGTCGACTGTATAGcactatttttaaatagtatatatatattatatatatatatatatatatatatatgttcatatatatactatatcggAACACAAAATGCCTCATTCTCTTAATATCTATACATGACATGCCAttttcctgaaaatttggttgcgatcacaTACAAATTGTTAGAGCTATTAAAAACCAATTGTATATGGatgctttggtatattctgaatgtagtagtatatcgatattttttgttatattttttatcataattctgaactattttctttttatttaaaaaagggAACGGTTATATTGCTGTCGAGTATagtcgactgtaactttcttgtccaattcaaatatatgtatatattacacttaaaattttttaaaaaattatatttacggATATATGTAGATTCAGAGTggttgttttcatttaaataagtatatatagttaaatatagatatagttAAATGTCTGTCAACATGTTTGAACATACACGTTTCTGAGTTTAGAAGATTAGACTTACGTAATCAAGGTCTTCAAgatgtttgtttgtatttaaacgattatttcaactttttgcGACCGTTTGAATTAACTGATGAcgtaatttaataatttactatatattgtCCATGTTGTGTTATAGAttaagtatattatattatcacAGCTGCTCTTAGTTTCATCGTCAATCTAAAGAGGCCTGTGGATTTGAGGGGattttggatttggatttccATTATCGTCATCTGAACTGCTTTCAGAACTAACGAATACCAATATCTTTTCAACGATTTTATGTTACTTACTGATACGATTACggaaatgtgaaatttaatttattaa
This DNA window, taken from Drosophila nasuta strain 15112-1781.00 chromosome 2L, ASM2355853v1, whole genome shotgun sequence, encodes the following:
- the LOC132798376 gene encoding neprilysin-4, producing MIRIWGICLLLASVQALPTKHLNHNATEEQEQEQELEEETSHWNGDINLQHIQRIESYMQPEQDACHDFHAYACGNWKSVHGNVSAMSLSGSHIDQRYVQLFERLLREPQAPEHRLPMFPKLLRYYQSCLALDKPRLRHYLDHLPPRSTDHWMELLAILGRYGHHEHYIRITVAHHNASRHIIFMQAHVHELKMTLTPNIYFALRRHLEGDLPSLPELRQQFKQLDATLYRLSQSESINSEEENFKTYTLDQLQRELPGLNWTHALQLKFNATYDGQHQVQVDELPQLRQLIDFLNQADARLLRLYSLSRFLQYLLQLPHNPLNNLANNRAPSSVECVQHMRKTLYLGMNYAYEHIYYAKQRATDERIIFRVFEELKAQFSKQLRQNEFSLDANLLSALQQKVSGMAINIGNMPHNASEQFYREREQLWQATGDFYLNHFKSLLEYNAHQAEMERTTNTTLKQLFYSFSYHGPSMQDNIDATPYFYCVSNIIIMPYAYVQLPFYHAQFWPALLYGDLGNTLGHEMLHTLDSFFVDFDAQGVQRDYGDQLRRYRQYVAGIECLNSTANITLNERTADFSGTRLALHTYLQTPMQRRQHGRLYFLQFAQFFCGQEADESHDEGSVRLNYTLSQMPEFAEVFNCTQGTPMNPVERCQFW
- the LOC132783593 gene encoding microfibril-associated glycoprotein 4-like, producing the protein MYIEEYQHNLSSLSVNDILQDLIDQNITGNQKHTMFCPKRNGIFHISANSLKPFAVLCNSDIAGPGWMVALKRSDGETNFIRKWKQYQEGFGNLSSEFFIGLEKLHVLTYEKPHEVYFFLEDFEGNTRYARYDDFLVSNETSFYTLEKLGEYSGDAGDAMSHVAGQRFYTFDNDSESPRCAALRASAGWFNSCTKCNLFGPYLEGYYDTTHDYRAMWWEYWRGDLYSLKSVQMMIRPKCSC